From the Sandaracinaceae bacterium genome, the window TTTCTGGAGGGCCTGAACGCAGGCCCTCCCCCCATTGGGCGGAGCGCCAATGGGGCCCCCCTCCCGACTACGGCGGCTCGCGCGCTCCGCGCGCTCCCACGCCGACCCCAGCGGCGGGGCGCTGGGGCCCCTGCGGCTCGCGCTTTCGCTCCGCGAAAGCTGGCCGCCTGGTTTTCTGGAGGGCCTGAACGCAGGCCCTCCCCCCATTGGGCGGAGCGCCAATGGGGCCCCCCTCCCGACTACGGCGGCTCGCGCGCTCCGCGCGCTCCCACGCCGACCCCAGCGGCGGGGCGCTGGGGCCCCCGCGGCTCGCGCTCGCGCTGCGCGCTCGCTGGCCGCCTATCTCCCGACGCTCGCTTCGGGGAGGCCGTTCTGGTGGCGGTGGTCCGCTCGGGACTCGCTTCGCCGCCGACCCGCTGCCGGCCAGGTCCGGACGCGCTGCGGAATCGGACGCGGCTGCGGACGCGGAACCGGACGCGGCTGCGGATGCCGAATCGGACGGGGTAGCCGACGCGGAATCGAACGCGACTGCAGACGCGGAATCGGACGCGGAATCGGACGCGGAATCGGACGCGGAATCGGACGCGGAATCGGACGCGGAATCGGACGCGGAATCGGACGCGGAATCGGACGCGGAATCGGACGCGGAATCGGACGCGGAATCGGACGCGGGTGCGGCAGCGGGTGCGGCAGCGGACGCGGCAGCAGGTGCGGCAGCGGACGCGGAACCGGACGCGGAATCGGACGCGGAATCGGACGCGGAATCGGACGCGGACTCGGACGCGGAATCGGACGCGGGTGCGGCTGCGGGGCTGCGGCTGCGGGGCTGCGGCTGCGGCTGCGGGTGCGGCTGCGGGTGCGGCAGCGGGTGCGGCAGCGGGTGCGGGTGCGGCTACGGCTACGGCAGCGGGTGCGGCAGCGGGTGCGGACCCGGCAAACCAGGCAGAGCGTCAGCCGGGGAGCTCGGCGTCGGAGGGGCGGACGTAGAGGGGCTCCATCTCCCTGGCGTCGTCCGCTCCATCCCTCTCGAAGCGCTCCACGGCCTCGAGCGCGATGAGCGCCCCCCGCGGCGCGTCGAAGCTCGCCGGGAGGAGCTCGGCGCCGAGCCGGTCGGCGAAGCGCTCCGGGTAGCGGCGCAGCGCGCTCCCGCAGGCCACCGCGCCCGGCGCGAGGGTCCCGAGCTGGGCGAGGGCGTCTTCGGGCGGGGCGTGGAAGGGCGCGATCCGCGTCTCGAGCGTGTCCCCCACGCGCGCGTAGAGGGCGGCGTAGACCTCACCCTTGTGCGCGTCGGCCGCGGCGAGGACGAGGGGCGCCGCGGCGCCGAGGGCCATGGCGCGGAGGCTGACGACGCCGATCATGGGCAAGCCGAGCGCGACCGCGAGGCCCTTGGCCGTGGCGACGCCGACGCGGGTGCCGGTGAAGCTGCCGGGCCCCAGCCCGACGGCGATGAGCCCCAGCGCGGCCTTGTCGACCTTGGCCAGGCGGAGCGCCTCCTCGATCAACGGCAACAGGGTCTCGCCGTGCTTGGCGCGGACCCGCGCGGTGATCTCGCTCCGGAGCTCCCCGTCGCCCATGACGGCCACCGAGCCGAGCTCCGTCGAGGTGTCCAGCGCGAGCACGTTCACGCCGTCTCGGGTACGCCGCGCGCCGACTCCCGTCAATCTGCGTCTGCTCGACTTCCGGCTCGATGGGAGCAGCCTGGCCTCGGCGTGGCCCGCAGCGGTAGCGACCGCCAACGAGGCAAGGCGGCCAGCGAAAGCGCGAGCCGCGGGGGCCCCAGCGCCCCGTCGCTGGGGTCGGCGCCCAAGCGCGCGGAGCGCGCGACGCGCCGTAGTCGGGTGGGGGGCCCCATGGGCGCTCCGCCCCATGGGGGGAGCGCCTGCGTTCAGGCCCTCCAACAAGGCAAGGCGGCCAGCGAGCGCGAAGCGCGAGCCCCAGCGCCCCGCGCTGGGGTCGGCGACCGAGCGCGCGGAGCGCGCGAGCCGCCGTAGTCGGGAGGGGGGCCCCATTGGCGCTTTGCCCAATGGGGGGAGGGCCTGCGTTCAGGCCCTCCAAAAAGAAGGGGTAAAAGCATGACCCAGCGGCGGGCGGCTTTGGCGCTACAATGAATCGCCCCAAGCGTGGGGTCGTCTCCCACGTGCGCCCTTCCCCATGAGCAGCCGTTCTCTATCTCGCATCCCGTTCGACCCGCGCGAAGAGCGGGTCCTCGGCGGCCTGGCCCGCTGGATGGGGCTGCTCGGGCGCTTCCAGATCGTCGCCTCCGTCTTCATCTTCGTGGTGCTCCTCGGGGTCACCGGCCTCGTGACCACGGTGGAGGTCATCGAGCCCATGACGCAGTCGGCGGGCGAGGCGCCGCTGGTGAGCGTGGGCGAGGTCTCGCGCGGCGCGGTCGCGCTGGTGATCGCGGTCGTGGTGGGCTTCAGCCTGCTCTTCCTGCGAGGCGGCATGCTGCTGCTCAACGCGGCGGAGGAGCTCGAGGCGGTCGTCGGGACGGACGAGCTGGATCAACACCACCTCGAGGACGCGCTGTCGAAGCTCCGAGCCTACTTCGTGCTCGAGTCGATCTTGATGATCGCGGTGGCGGCCGGCACGTACGCGGCCACGATCGCGGGCTGGGGCGCGGCGTGAGCAAGAAGGACGGAGCGGAGGACGGGGCGCGCAAGACGCCGTCGGGCATCCCCCCGGCGGAGAGCAGCGCTCGACTCCGGCCGCCGACCGGGGAGCGACGAGACCCGACGCCGCTGCGCGTGCTGAACGGGGGCGGTGAGCCCGAGGGCGAGACTCGCGCGTCGGATCGAGAGGCGGTGCTCCCCGAGAAGCCGCCCGGCCTGAAGAACATGACGACCTCCGCCCGGCTCCGGCTGCAGCTCGCCTTCGACGACGAGGAAGAAGACGCGCCGAAGAAGCCGGTCGGGCTGAAGAACATGACCCCGTCCGCGCGGCGGCGGCTCGAGCTGGCGGTGGAGCACGACGAGTCGATCCGCCCGCCCAAGCTCGAGGGGCGGCACAGCGCGCCCGAGATCGAGGGGAAGCGGCGCAAGTCGCGGACGAGCCTGCCCGGGCGGATCCCGTTCGACGCCGAGGCGCTCGCCACCGTCCGCTCGCTGAGCCGGTGGGTGGCTTTCTGCGGCTTCATCACGCTGGCGGTCGGGGCGCTGACCGGCCTCAGCTATCTCACCGGTCCGGGCTCCGTGGCGCACGTCGTCGTGGGCATCCTCGCGACCGCGCTGTCCGTTTGGCTGCTCGCGGCGGGCTGGCGCTTTCACCGCGTCTCACGCGACGCGCGGCGACAGCATCACCTGGTGAGCGGGCTCGGGCTCGTGCGCACCGCGATGCTGCTCAAGGCCATCCTCGTGTTCAGCGCGATGGTCATCGGCTGCTTCACGTTCAGCATCGCCGTCTCCCTTCTGCTCTTGTTGTAGAGCGCGCTTGACCAGGAGGGGTCCGCCGCCTAGCGTTCGGCGCCCCGTGCTCGGCCTTTTGACACCGACGAACCCCGACTGGGTCGAGGCCGTGGAGGATGACCTCGACGGGCTCATGTCGGACCACGCGCACTGTGAGCTGAAGGCCGCGCAGTCGGCGCTCTCGCTCGTCGCGCGCTTCGGCGGAGAGGCCCCGGAGATCGTCGCGCCGCTCCTGTCGCTGGCGAAGGAAGAGACCGGCCACTTCGACCAAGTGCACCGACGCATGGAAAGTCGTGGCACGAAGCTGGACCTTCCCGAGGCAGACGGGTACGTCAATGCCCTGCGCCGCGCAGTTCGAACCGATCACGGCGCCTACCCGCTCATGCTGGATCGCCTCCTCGTCAACGCGCTCATCGAAGGCCGCTCCTGTGAGCGCTTCCAACTCCTCTCGGAGAAGCTGAACAATGCGGCGCTCCGGGAGTTCTACCGGGACCTGATGGAGAGCGAAGCCCGACACCACCGCCTGTTCACGCGCCTCGCCGAGGATCGCTTCGGTCGCGAGACGACCCGGTCCCGGCTGGCCGACCTCGCCGGGCGCGAGGCGCAGGTGGTCGCCGCCCTCCCCCTCAGCGCGACGGTGCACGGATGAGCCGGCGTCGCCCCTCCGAGGCCGCCGCGCCCGCCGAGACGGTCGAGGAAGATCGCTGGGAGAAGGTGAAGGCGAACACCAAGACGATCGGCGGCGCCGTGCTGCTGGCGCTCTTCATCCGCATCGTCCTGTTCGAGGCGTTCGAGATCGACGGCCCGTCCATGGAGCCGACCCTCCTGCACGGCGATCGCGTGGTCGTCGCGAAGTTCCTCTACGGCCTCTTCCTCCCGTTCACCAACGAGGCGGTCGCCACCTGGGGCATGCCCGAGCCCGGCGACGTGGTCATCGTGCGCAGCCCGGCCGACAACATCGACATCGTCAAGCGCGTGATCGGCGTGCCCGGGGACGTCATCGAGATCCGGGACGACGTCGTCTACCGCAACGGCGAGCCTCTCCGGCACGGGCGCGAGGCCTGCCGCGACGACTACGGCAACGTGCTGGACGACGAGTGCGTCTGGTACGTCGAGGGCATCGGGGACCACGACTGGCACACCAGCACCGCGTCCTACGAGGTGCCCGACAGCGCGGCCGAGCAAGAGGTGCCGCCCGGCCACATCTTCGTGCTCGGCGACCACCGAAACCGCAGCAACGACAGCCGCAACCCGCACGTGGGCATGATCCCGGTCGAGCGGGTCAAGGGCCGCGCCCTGGCGATCTACTGGTCCAACGACACCCACGTGCGCTGGAACCGGATCTTCGACGGCATCGAATAGAGGCCGCGAGTAGCGGTCGCGTCGGCCGCTGCTACGTTGGCCGGCTGCAGCATGGCCAGCATGGACGATCTGCGCGCCCAGGTGCGCATGCGCCTCGCGGACGAGGTGGGCACGATCGGCGCCGAGGCGCCCGAGAAGGTCGCCCTCGTCTACCCGAGCCCCTATGCGGCCGGGATGAGCTCGCTCGGCTTCCAGCAGATCTACCGCACCGTCAACGAGACGCCCGGCCGCTGCGCGGAGCGCGCGTTCTTGCCCGACGACCTCGAGGCGCACCACGGCACGGCGCTCTTCACCTACGAGTCCGGCCGGCCCGTCGGTGACTTCCCGGTCCTCGCCCTGAGCGTGGCCTTCGAGCTGGAGCTCGCCGGGGTCATCCAGGTGCTCGAGCTGTCGGGCCTGTCGCCGCTCGCGGAGGAGCGCCCCCGCAACGCGCCCTTCGTCCTGATGGGCGGGCCGCTGACCTTCTCGAACCCGCTCCCGCTCGCGCCCTACGCCGACGCCATCCTGATGGGCGAGGCGGACGAGACGGTCCACCAGGCCCTCGACATCCTCTTCGCCTGCCAGGACAAGGAGGAGGCCAAGACCACGCTCGCGCGCGAGATCCCGAGCTGCTTCGTGCCCGATCTGCACGGCGACGACATGCCCGACGTCGCCAAGTGCGACGTGAACCTCCTGCCCGCCTACGCCGCGATCCGCACGCCCCACACGGAGCTGCGCGACATGTTCCTGCTCGAGGCGGAGCGCGGCTGCCACCGTCAGTGCGCCTACTGCGTGATGCGGCGCTCGACGAACGGCGGCATGCGCCTCGTCTCCATGGAGCGGATCCTCGAGCTCATCCCCGAGGACGCGTCGCGCGTGGGGCTGGTCGGTGCCGCGGTGAGCGACCACCCGAAGATCGCGGACATCGTCGAGACGCTCGCCGACCAGGGGCGACAGGTGGGGCTCTCCTCGCTCCGCCCCGATCGCCTCAACGATCGGTTCGTGGGCGCGCTGAAGCGGGCCGGCTATCGCACGCTCACCACCGCCAGCGACGGGGCCAGCCAGCGCCTGCGCGACTCGATGCAGCGCAAGGCGCGCGAGAAGCACCTGGAGCGAGCCGCCGCGCTCGCCCGCGCGCACGGGATGAAGCGCCTGAAGCTCTACATGATGGTGGGGCTGCCGGACGAGACCGAGGCGGACATCGACGAGCTGGTCCTGCTCGGCACCGAGCTGTCGAAGATCGTGCCGCTCAGCCTCGGCATCGCGCCCTTCGTGGCCAAGCGGAACACGCCATTGGACGGCCACGAGTTCGCGGGCATCAAGGCGGTGCAACGGCGGCTGAAGCGGCTCCGGCGTGGCCTGAAGGGGCGCGTCGATCTCCGCGCCACGAGCGCGCGCTGGGCCTGGGTCGAGTACATGCTGGCGCAGGGCGGTCGCGCCGAAGGCAAGGCCGTGCTCGACGCGCTGAAGCGGGGAGGCTCGTTCCGTGACTACGAGCGCGCGTTCAGCGCCCTACCCTCCCAGCGCCCCCGCCGCAGCCTCGCGGTCGTCGCCTGACGTGTCTCGTTTCGAGACCGGCCGCCCATGGCTGAGACTGGGGACCTGTCGCGCTCGGAGACAAGCTCGGTCAATTAACGTCCTCATCGTGGGATGTTTTCATGCGGCTTCTATGAGAGGATGCTCTAGAGCAGGGCGGCATGGGGGTTGCTGAAGACATCGGCAAGGGGTGACGATGACCGAAGATCGCAAGCCTGCCTACCTATCCTCCCGCTGGAGCGGGCCAGGTACGCCACGTCTACTGTTGGTGGACGACGATGAAGTGATGCGCAGGAGCTCCGTGCGCTTCTTGAGCCGCGCCGGGTTCCAGGTGGTGAGCGCCGAGTCCGGCCGAGACGCCCTCGCGCTGCTGCGCGCCAGAGAGGCGATCGACGTCGCCGTGATCGACCTCGAGATGCCGGGCATGGACGGAGTCGAGCTGATGCGAGGCATCCTCGAGGTCCGCCCGGAGCTGCCGATGGGGCTCTGGTCGGCGAGCCAGCGTCTCGACGAGCTCACCACGGAGGAGCTGGCCCCGGCCTGGTTCGTCATCCACAAGATGCGGCCCATCGGCGAGCTGGTTCAGGCGGTCTGCCACGCGGTGTACGGGCGCCGCTCGATGCGCAGCGAGGAGGGTGGCTCCGAGCAAGGCGTGAACGGCAAGGCGCAGACGACGACCGGCAGCGGCGGCATGAGCGCGCGCGCCCCGCTCCAGTCGGGCTGGCACCG encodes:
- the tsaB gene encoding tRNA (adenosine(37)-N6)-threonylcarbamoyltransferase complex dimerization subunit type 1 TsaB, whose protein sequence is MNVLALDTSTELGSVAVMGDGELRSEITARVRAKHGETLLPLIEEALRLAKVDKAALGLIAVGLGPGSFTGTRVGVATAKGLAVALGLPMIGVVSLRAMALGAAAPLVLAAADAHKGEVYAALYARVGDTLETRIAPFHAPPEDALAQLGTLAPGAVACGSALRRYPERFADRLGAELLPASFDAPRGALIALEAVERFERDGADDAREMEPLYVRPSDAELPG
- the miaE gene encoding tRNA isopentenyl-2-thiomethyl-A-37 hydroxylase MiaE: MLGLLTPTNPDWVEAVEDDLDGLMSDHAHCELKAAQSALSLVARFGGEAPEIVAPLLSLAKEETGHFDQVHRRMESRGTKLDLPEADGYVNALRRAVRTDHGAYPLMLDRLLVNALIEGRSCERFQLLSEKLNNAALREFYRDLMESEARHHRLFTRLAEDRFGRETTRSRLADLAGREAQVVAALPLSATVHG
- the lepB gene encoding signal peptidase I codes for the protein MSRRRPSEAAAPAETVEEDRWEKVKANTKTIGGAVLLALFIRIVLFEAFEIDGPSMEPTLLHGDRVVVAKFLYGLFLPFTNEAVATWGMPEPGDVVIVRSPADNIDIVKRVIGVPGDVIEIRDDVVYRNGEPLRHGREACRDDYGNVLDDECVWYVEGIGDHDWHTSTASYEVPDSAAEQEVPPGHIFVLGDHRNRSNDSRNPHVGMIPVERVKGRALAIYWSNDTHVRWNRIFDGIE
- a CDS encoding radical SAM protein, producing MASMDDLRAQVRMRLADEVGTIGAEAPEKVALVYPSPYAAGMSSLGFQQIYRTVNETPGRCAERAFLPDDLEAHHGTALFTYESGRPVGDFPVLALSVAFELELAGVIQVLELSGLSPLAEERPRNAPFVLMGGPLTFSNPLPLAPYADAILMGEADETVHQALDILFACQDKEEAKTTLAREIPSCFVPDLHGDDMPDVAKCDVNLLPAYAAIRTPHTELRDMFLLEAERGCHRQCAYCVMRRSTNGGMRLVSMERILELIPEDASRVGLVGAAVSDHPKIADIVETLADQGRQVGLSSLRPDRLNDRFVGALKRAGYRTLTTASDGASQRLRDSMQRKAREKHLERAAALARAHGMKRLKLYMMVGLPDETEADIDELVLLGTELSKIVPLSLGIAPFVAKRNTPLDGHEFAGIKAVQRRLKRLRRGLKGRVDLRATSARWAWVEYMLAQGGRAEGKAVLDALKRGGSFRDYERAFSALPSQRPRRSLAVVA
- a CDS encoding response regulator, with amino-acid sequence MTEDRKPAYLSSRWSGPGTPRLLLVDDDEVMRRSSVRFLSRAGFQVVSAESGRDALALLRAREAIDVAVIDLEMPGMDGVELMRGILEVRPELPMGLWSASQRLDELTTEELAPAWFVIHKMRPIGELVQAVCHAVYGRRSMRSEEGGSEQGVNGKAQTTTGSGGMSARAPLQSGWHRRRSVLDDIDRALTGR